One Weissella coleopterorum DNA segment encodes these proteins:
- a CDS encoding YitT family protein yields the protein MVWTSLKNYSILVGGFIFGSLLVAVSMNFFFIPNNIFSAGFNGIAQLLNLFLTYLFHIHIEVGTMILLFNIPIAIAGWFWAGRRFVVLSFLNNLLASGLQVWMPKMSIVNNEPILAALFGGILLGLAIGITFRLGFSTGGMDVVAAIVQKRTGRSIGSVSMIINGSIVLIAGFFIGWQNAMYTIIGIYATSVAMDNIYTKHRKLTAFIVTKHPDEVIENLQANVVRGITILDSVGAYTKKPSKTLMMVLSRYELNEMEELTKEADPDAFINVLNTVDVSNNFINEDLQRQIQIEKIAAKKQISDVLNN from the coding sequence TTGGTTTGGACATCATTGAAAAATTACAGTATCCTCGTGGGAGGATTTATATTTGGTTCATTACTTGTTGCGGTATCCATGAATTTCTTCTTTATTCCTAATAATATATTTTCAGCAGGATTTAATGGAATCGCTCAGCTCTTGAATCTATTTTTAACTTATTTATTTCACATCCATATTGAAGTTGGAACGATGATTTTGCTGTTCAATATTCCAATTGCGATTGCTGGTTGGTTTTGGGCCGGACGACGTTTCGTGGTATTAAGTTTTTTGAATAATTTGTTAGCTTCTGGTCTACAAGTGTGGATGCCAAAGATGAGTATTGTTAATAATGAACCAATTTTAGCTGCCTTGTTTGGAGGAATTCTACTGGGACTTGCCATTGGAATTACCTTTCGTTTAGGATTTTCAACAGGTGGTATGGATGTGGTGGCAGCGATTGTTCAGAAACGGACAGGACGTTCAATTGGCTCGGTGAGTATGATCATCAATGGAAGCATTGTATTAATTGCTGGTTTCTTTATTGGTTGGCAAAACGCAATGTATACAATTATTGGAATTTATGCGACCTCAGTGGCGATGGACAATATTTATACGAAGCATCGAAAGCTTACCGCCTTCATTGTGACTAAGCATCCAGATGAGGTCATTGAAAATCTACAGGCGAATGTGGTCCGAGGGATTACAATTTTAGATTCTGTAGGCGCCTATACAAAAAAACCATCAAAAACCCTAATGATGGTTCTTTCACGATATGAATTAAATGAAATGGAAGAGCTAACAAAAGAAGCTGATCCAGATGCATTTATCAATGTTTTAAATACCGTGGACGTTTCAAATAATTTCATTAATGAAGATTTGCAACGTCAAATCCAAATTGAAAAAATTGCTGCTAAAAAGCAAATTTCAGACGTTTTAAATAACTAA
- a CDS encoding nicotinamide mononucleotide transporter — MTKRVKIRDIILKVILIIGLGVGVYFSFQQTFPAILNSSGKISQNVYIWASIIAMFAGFINIYYTTKRDVKFIYPDLINLVTTIVALFLAQTYSMMPLSVWGIIVGFIQYFDWKNNVTENGETKLLRMDKKAVIIIIVGIVVALAIVAFLMMIGHEGQGLITGAFTTGTGLIASFLLAKRYFVAEYIFFVLNILMLSTYVISGQFMLMIIPLVYFANNIVFLVFNRVSDFE; from the coding sequence ATGACTAAAAGAGTAAAAATTCGTGATATTATTTTAAAAGTTATATTAATTATTGGATTAGGAGTAGGGGTCTATTTTTCATTTCAACAAACGTTTCCGGCAATTTTAAATTCATCAGGTAAAATAAGTCAAAATGTATATATTTGGGCATCAATAATTGCTATGTTTGCGGGATTTATTAATATTTATTACACAACAAAGCGGGATGTTAAATTTATTTACCCGGACTTAATTAATTTGGTAACTACGATTGTTGCTTTATTTTTGGCACAAACATATTCAATGATGCCTTTGAGTGTTTGGGGGATTATCGTTGGTTTCATTCAATATTTTGACTGGAAAAATAATGTAACTGAAAATGGAGAAACTAAACTATTACGGATGGATAAAAAAGCAGTAATCATTATTATTGTTGGAATTGTTGTAGCATTGGCAATTGTTGCCTTTCTGATGATGATTGGGCATGAAGGACAAGGATTGATTACAGGTGCTTTTACAACCGGAACAGGGTTAATCGCAAGTTTCTTATTAGCAAAACGATACTTTGTTGCTGAATATATTTTCTTTGTATTAAATATTTTAATGCTCTCAACATATGTTATCTCAGGACAGTTTATGTTGATGATTATTCCATTGGTATATTTTGCCAATAACATTGTTTTCCTTGTATTTAATCGAGTTAGCGATTTTGAATAA
- a CDS encoding IS3 family transposase (programmed frameshift), protein MVIKYSNDFKESIVSLHKVGRSANSLAKEYNVSVSTVSKWVNQADPNNTKVLSANERALIKENKQLKEELDIFKTSSGAYGEKLIIKGRIPTLKIINDNLQVGHRITKILNVLRIPRSTYYGYIHWKPGKTLLRRNFIKQKVLDAWLKYPMYGYPRLTILLNRQLKIKISQRMVYKQMYALKIRSRMTKRINKPKTHTEYDQRPNLIKGLPDQSNILLTDITYIPVKNTWVYLASVYNPVTRRVISYKVGSHMTKELATDVINQVAVKSVKPSIIHSDMGSQYTSDLFESTLTRFGIKHSYSRKGQPGDNARIESFHSILKREYINFQEFKTINEAIAGIDSYIRWYNSDRISLVA, encoded by the exons ATGGTTATCAAATATTCAAATGACTTTAAAGAATCGATCGTAAGCTTGCATAAAGTTGGTCGTTCAGCTAATTCATTAGCAAAAGAATACAACGTTAGTGTTTCAACGGTTTCTAAATGGGTTAATCAAGCCGATCCTAACAATACGAAAGTATTGTCAGCAAATGAAAGGGCATTGATTAAAGAAAATAAACAACTAAAAGAAGAACTTGATATTT TTAAAACGAGCAGCGGTGCTTATGGCGAAAAATTGATCATCAAAGGACGTATTCCTACCTTAAAAATTATTAATGACAATCTACAGGTTGGGCACCGCATTACTAAAATTTTGAACGTCCTCAGAATTCCACGATCGACTTATTATGGCTATATACATTGGAAGCCTGGTAAAACCCTTCTTCGTCGCAATTTCATTAAGCAAAAGGTATTAGATGCATGGTTAAAATATCCTATGTATGGATACCCGCGATTAACAATTTTATTAAATCGTCAGTTAAAAATTAAAATTAGCCAGCGTATGGTTTATAAACAGATGTACGCTTTAAAAATTAGGTCTAGGATGACTAAACGAATTAATAAGCCTAAAACACATACTGAATATGATCAACGACCAAATCTAATTAAAGGATTACCTGATCAATCCAATATTCTTTTAACAGATATTACGTATATTCCCGTTAAAAATACTTGGGTTTATCTAGCTAGTGTGTACAATCCCGTAACCCGGCGGGTTATTTCTTATAAAGTTGGAAGTCATATGACTAAGGAATTAGCAACCGACGTCATTAATCAAGTCGCAGTAAAGTCTGTTAAACCAAGCATTATTCATAGCGATATGGGGAGTCAGTATACAAGCGATTTATTTGAAAGTACTTTAACTCGTTTTGGGATTAAGCATTCTTATTCTCGTAAAGGACAACCTGGTGATAACGCAAGAATTGAGAGCTTTCACTCAATTTTGAAGCGTGAATACATTAATTTTCAAGAATTTAAGACAATTAATGAAGCAATAGCTGGCATTGATAGCTATATTCGCTGGTATAACAGTGATCGAATTTCCCTTGTAGCGTAG
- a CDS encoding LysM peptidoglycan-binding domain-containing protein: protein MVNKKIAIGLVGALGVAAASQVPGVQAEIDHLTNNDDSHAKQQGSASSQIKENSSKNAGITTTSKVAKAASDAVETALDVVSSAGTIVATPAIAVDETSSAAGISTLLTPAESAAVNSTKTVTTSDTTKYTVADGDTLGSIATEFEVPYVSLQAANNGIDSSSIQTGQSIVIPDAKANDTTKYTTGTESDNNSSVTTNTVDQNDNDSSVTTNTVDQGDDDSIGSDVTNQADANDSNESNSATANDTGNTNVDNGSDVSSDADDDVNNDSTSNNDTDNGNGTASNNNDITNNDSNDNVTPDNDESNNGTGSVPDNNNSNSEISAAQQATLDALNVLRTSRGLKPVIWDNSLAARAQSRANLINSTGQIPDDHWSWGAGPEVIAIDWAAGAPVINAWNIDDASVGMITDNSGHRRWLLSPDTTAVGFGISGSVIDGISNGTDFSIA, encoded by the coding sequence ATGGTAAATAAAAAAATAGCAATTGGTTTGGTTGGTGCACTTGGGGTTGCAGCAGCATCTCAAGTTCCTGGGGTTCAAGCTGAAATTGACCATTTAACGAATAATGACGATTCTCATGCTAAGCAGCAAGGATCAGCATCAAGTCAAATAAAAGAAAATAGTTCTAAAAATGCAGGCATTACGACTACAAGTAAAGTTGCTAAGGCGGCTTCAGATGCCGTTGAAACGGCTCTTGATGTGGTTTCATCTGCAGGAACAATTGTTGCGACGCCAGCTATTGCGGTTGATGAGACGAGTTCCGCAGCTGGAATCAGTACCTTGTTGACACCAGCTGAGTCCGCAGCAGTAAATTCGACCAAGACAGTCACTACTTCTGATACAACAAAATATACTGTCGCCGATGGAGATACCTTAGGGAGTATTGCTACTGAATTCGAAGTTCCGTATGTTAGTCTGCAAGCTGCAAATAATGGAATTGATAGTTCAAGTATTCAAACCGGACAATCTATTGTGATCCCTGATGCAAAAGCAAATGATACTACCAAATATACCACTGGGACAGAATCAGATAATAATTCATCTGTGACTACCAACACAGTTGATCAAAACGATAATGATTCTTCTGTAACCACAAATACAGTTGATCAAGGGGATGACGATTCTATTGGAAGTGATGTTACGAATCAGGCAGATGCTAATGATAGCAATGAAAGTAATTCAGCAACTGCAAATGATACTGGGAACACCAACGTAGATAACGGAAGTGACGTTAGTTCAGACGCCGACGATGATGTGAATAATGATTCTACGTCAAATAATGATACTGACAACGGGAATGGGACAGCTTCTAATAATAATGATATTACGAACAATGACTCTAACGATAATGTGACTCCTGATAATGATGAGTCAAATAATGGTACTGGTTCAGTACCTGATAATAATAATTCAAATAGCGAAATTTCTGCAGCACAACAAGCTACGTTAGATGCCTTAAATGTACTACGAACTTCACGTGGTTTAAAGCCTGTTATTTGGGATAATAGTTTGGCTGCTCGTGCTCAAAGCCGGGCAAACTTAATTAATTCGACCGGTCAAATTCCAGATGATCACTGGAGCTGGGGAGCAGGTCCCGAAGTTATTGCAATTGATTGGGCGGCTGGTGCACCCGTAATTAACGCATGGAATATTGATGATGCTAGTGTGGGGATGATTACAGATAACTCAGGTCATCGCCGTTGGTTGTTGAGTCCTGATACAACCGCAGTTGGTTTTGGAATTTCAGGCAGTGTGATTGATGGAATTTCTAATGGGACCGATTTTTCAATTGCTTAA
- a CDS encoding nucleoside hydrolase, whose product MVKKIWIDCDPGHDDALAILTALAYPEKLKLLGVSTIGGNESLDKVTNNAKNILHLLNAKVPLIPGERGPLVKSLRSAPEAHGESGMDGIEFVENDYPISKTNLIEYWYQLLIDSIEPITMVAIGPLTNLALLLKTYPEIKTKIEAICLMGGGIDHGNITPAAEFNIYVDPEAAQIVYQSGIPIVMAGLDVTEKSYLTRLEIDQLKQHGSISQKIYGLLDFYNKSGRQFGFEVSPMHDLCTIVYLLNPEVFNGKNYSIEIVTDEGLTRGMTLADLRKKPVVKNETFVLLESDREKYVTYLMESLAYFDQKVSMKEGQ is encoded by the coding sequence ATGGTTAAAAAAATTTGGATTGATTGTGACCCAGGACATGATGATGCATTAGCTATTTTGACAGCATTAGCTTATCCAGAGAAACTGAAACTTTTGGGAGTATCAACAATTGGAGGAAATGAATCTTTAGACAAAGTAACGAATAATGCAAAGAATATTTTGCATTTATTGAATGCTAAAGTTCCATTAATTCCTGGTGAGAGAGGACCATTGGTTAAATCATTAAGGAGTGCTCCAGAAGCGCATGGTGAGAGCGGTATGGATGGTATTGAATTTGTTGAGAATGATTATCCAATTTCAAAAACAAATTTAATAGAATATTGGTATCAGCTATTAATAGACAGTATAGAACCAATTACAATGGTAGCAATTGGGCCGTTAACCAACTTGGCTTTATTACTAAAAACATATCCTGAAATTAAAACTAAAATTGAAGCTATTTGTTTGATGGGCGGAGGTATAGATCATGGTAATATTACACCCGCAGCTGAGTTTAATATTTACGTTGATCCTGAGGCAGCTCAGATTGTATATCAATCAGGTATTCCAATTGTTATGGCTGGTCTAGATGTAACAGAAAAATCATATTTAACACGTTTGGAAATTGACCAACTAAAACAACATGGATCTATTTCACAAAAAATTTATGGACTTTTGGATTTTTATAATAAATCTGGCCGTCAATTTGGGTTTGAAGTTAGCCCAATGCATGATTTATGTACGATTGTATATTTATTAAATCCAGAAGTATTTAATGGGAAAAATTATTCAATCGAAATCGTGACAGATGAGGGATTAACCCGAGGAATGACACTAGCTGATTTAAGAAAAAAACCAGTAGTTAAAAATGAAACTTTTGTGTTATTAGAGTCTGATCGAGAAAAATATGTAACATATTTAATGGAAAGTTTGGCATATTTTGATCAAAAAGTATCGATGAAAGAGGGGCAGTGA
- the mobL gene encoding relaxase MobL: MVNQVTLSTQKIGERPPDIIVKHGFKVAFQSFADYVLDHNGKEEGITSVENDYDVLYNKLERKKGQHDNFAEYVSRHDVTALEDGVESELLPVFNSKTNNMTMDDFKTTKQHLSDAAKRHNIMWQTSISFSDEFLIEEGLMDNAVDRRIDQQRMKDVIKKRMPQLLENEGISESAEWFGAIHLRGDINDKHVHIHIATFEPGETKRPMVYNKLTGHKEPRGKMVYRNLDNFKKGIWRNIRKSEFLLRDREILKDVDRGKNEIREKFTNQIIEYRELSQLNELIRVLPASEKLWRAKSNAVDMQSANEVAYGIVEKFLEGNGQ, translated from the coding sequence ATGGTAAATCAAGTAACGTTAAGTACACAGAAAATAGGTGAACGTCCGCCAGACATTATTGTGAAACATGGCTTTAAAGTAGCTTTTCAGAGTTTTGCAGATTATGTTTTAGATCATAATGGAAAAGAAGAAGGCATAACCAGTGTAGAGAATGATTATGATGTTCTGTATAACAAGTTAGAACGTAAAAAAGGACAACATGATAATTTTGCCGAGTATGTATCAAGACATGATGTAACTGCTTTAGAAGATGGGGTAGAAAGTGAATTATTACCAGTTTTTAATAGTAAAACCAATAATATGACAATGGATGATTTCAAAACTACCAAACAACATTTATCTGATGCAGCGAAACGGCACAATATTATGTGGCAAACCTCAATTTCATTCTCGGATGAGTTCTTGATTGAGGAGGGGTTGATGGATAATGCCGTTGATCGTAGAATTGATCAACAACGGATGAAAGACGTGATCAAAAAAAGGATGCCTCAATTACTTGAAAATGAAGGTATTTCAGAATCCGCAGAATGGTTTGGAGCGATTCATTTACGAGGCGATATTAATGATAAGCACGTCCATATTCATATAGCTACATTTGAACCCGGTGAAACTAAACGTCCGATGGTTTATAACAAACTTACAGGTCATAAGGAACCCAGGGGTAAGATGGTATATCGTAATTTGGATAATTTCAAAAAGGGGATATGGCGAAATATTCGTAAAAGTGAATTCTTGTTAAGAGATCGGGAAATATTAAAAGATGTTGATCGTGGAAAAAATGAGATTCGAGAAAAATTTACCAATCAAATTATTGAATATCGAGAATTAAGCCAGTTAAATGAACTAATTCGGGTATTACCCGCTAGTGAGAAACTATGGAGAGCCAAATCAAATGCTGTAGATATGCAATCAGCAAATGAAGTGGCCTATGGGATTGTTGAAAAATTCTTAGAGGGAAATGGTCAATAA
- the glpK gene encoding glycerol kinase GlpK → MTKQYIMAIDQGTTSTRVILYDQSGDTMGMVKKELPQIFQEPGWVEHDANQIWIDTEGLMQKVLTKYDISANEINSIGITNQRETTVLWDQKTGEPVAPAVVWQSKQSNSIADLLKGQNLEQKIYDKTGLWIDSYFSATKIMWLLKKHPELQKLMDENRLRFGTIDTWLLWKLTKGHVHATDYTNASRTMLFNIHTLQWDSELLKIYGINKNLLPEVKNSIDNFGSTVLKGVTINIGALAGDQQAALFGHKAFVPGAIKSTYGTGAFIVMNTGDQPKNSKHGLLTTIAYGLNGKVTYALEGSIFVAGSAVQWLEEGMEILDNSAISAEYAYQSSQSVPYQDIYLVPAFTGLGAPYWDQKIRGAAFGLTRATRKHDLVRATIESLAYQTKDVLDVMEIDTEMARTHLSIDGGAAANEYLHEFMANLLQIKITRPRKLEMTARGIAYMAGLQSGFWASLDQLPDNPETLTIDYDESYQPRMHKRYDNWKKSVKSAQMFASRN, encoded by the coding sequence ATGACAAAACAGTATATAATGGCAATTGATCAAGGAACGACTAGTACCCGTGTTATTTTATATGACCAAAGTGGTGATACAATGGGGATGGTAAAAAAGGAATTACCACAAATTTTTCAAGAGCCAGGGTGGGTTGAACATGATGCTAATCAAATCTGGATTGACACAGAAGGATTAATGCAAAAAGTTTTAACCAAATATGATATTTCGGCCAATGAAATTAACTCAATTGGGATTACCAATCAACGTGAAACGACGGTGCTATGGGACCAAAAAACAGGTGAGCCAGTTGCACCGGCCGTTGTTTGGCAATCTAAGCAGTCCAATTCAATTGCTGATTTGTTAAAGGGACAAAATTTGGAGCAAAAAATTTATGATAAAACCGGTCTTTGGATTGATTCATATTTTTCAGCTACCAAGATCATGTGGCTATTAAAAAAACATCCAGAATTACAAAAATTAATGGATGAAAATCGGTTAAGGTTTGGGACCATTGATACTTGGTTATTATGGAAATTAACGAAGGGTCACGTGCATGCTACTGATTATACTAATGCATCAAGAACCATGCTCTTTAATATTCATACCCTGCAGTGGGATTCAGAATTATTAAAAATATATGGAATTAATAAGAATTTATTGCCAGAAGTTAAAAATTCCATTGATAATTTTGGTAGTACAGTGTTGAAAGGTGTGACAATTAACATTGGTGCTTTGGCCGGCGATCAACAGGCGGCATTATTTGGACATAAAGCATTTGTACCTGGAGCTATTAAGAGCACTTATGGCACTGGTGCGTTTATTGTTATGAATACAGGTGATCAGCCTAAAAATTCTAAACATGGCTTATTAACAACAATTGCGTATGGTTTAAATGGTAAAGTTACATATGCATTAGAGGGATCCATTTTTGTGGCTGGGTCAGCCGTCCAATGGTTAGAAGAAGGAATGGAAATTTTAGATAATTCGGCCATATCTGCTGAGTATGCCTATCAATCAAGTCAATCTGTGCCATATCAAGACATTTATTTGGTACCTGCCTTTACAGGCCTTGGAGCACCATATTGGGATCAAAAAATTCGCGGTGCTGCGTTTGGGTTAACCCGTGCAACTCGCAAACATGATCTGGTTCGGGCAACAATCGAATCTTTAGCCTATCAGACGAAAGATGTTTTAGATGTGATGGAAATCGATACAGAAATGGCAAGAACACATCTTTCGATTGATGGAGGTGCGGCAGCAAATGAATATCTTCATGAATTTATGGCAAATTTATTGCAGATTAAAATTACACGCCCAAGAAAGTTAGAAATGACAGCTCGTGGAATTGCATATATGGCAGGTTTGCAAAGCGGTTTTTGGGCCTCATTAGATCAATTGCCGGATAATCCAGAAACACTCACAATTGACTATGATGAATCATACCAGCCGAGAATGCATAAACGTTATGACAATTGGAAAAAATCCGTAAAATCCGCACAGATGTTCGCATCTAGGAATTAA
- a CDS encoding YebC/PmpR family DNA-binding transcriptional regulator, translating into MSGHSKWHNIQGRKNAQDAKRGKIFQKLSRDLYTAAKAGGVDPDGNPGLRLVMEKAKSANMPKDNVQRALDKASGAGGANYQELTYEGYGPAGIAVLVETLTDNTNRTASNVRSAFKHAGGELGTSGSVAFQFERKGYIEIARGEDAPEIDEDQLFEDMLEAGADDMKTYDDQFEIYTDPKAFPEVRDALEAKGYTLINDEVTMIADNPMEVPADKAESLAKLVEELEADDDVSAVFTTAE; encoded by the coding sequence ATGTCAGGACACAGTAAGTGGCATAACATTCAAGGACGTAAGAACGCCCAAGATGCTAAGCGTGGAAAAATTTTCCAAAAGTTATCGCGTGACTTATATACCGCAGCGAAAGCTGGAGGGGTAGATCCAGATGGTAATCCTGGACTACGGTTAGTAATGGAAAAAGCTAAGTCAGCCAATATGCCTAAGGATAACGTGCAACGCGCCCTTGATAAGGCATCTGGAGCTGGTGGTGCTAACTACCAAGAATTAACTTATGAGGGATATGGACCAGCTGGAATTGCCGTGCTGGTTGAAACTTTAACTGATAACACAAATCGAACGGCATCTAATGTTCGATCAGCCTTTAAACATGCTGGTGGGGAATTGGGAACTTCTGGTTCAGTGGCTTTCCAGTTTGAACGTAAGGGCTATATCGAAATTGCTCGTGGTGAAGATGCGCCTGAAATTGATGAAGATCAACTTTTCGAGGATATGCTAGAAGCGGGTGCGGATGACATGAAGACTTACGACGATCAATTTGAAATTTATACTGATCCTAAGGCTTTTCCGGAAGTTCGTGATGCACTAGAAGCAAAGGGTTATACATTAATTAATGATGAAGTAACCATGATTGCGGATAATCCGATGGAAGTACCTGCTGACAAGGCTGAATCATTAGCTAAACTAGTTGAAGAATTAGAAGCCGACGATGATGTGTCTGCAGTATTTACTACAGCTGAATAA
- a CDS encoding 2-hydroxymuconate tautomerase, with protein MPFVHVELVEGRSEAQLKNMMTEITDAVEKNTGAPRKAIKVIVNEMPNNRYMDGGTLKSEA; from the coding sequence ATGCCATTTGTACATGTTGAATTAGTAGAAGGCCGCTCAGAAGCTCAATTAAAAAATATGATGACAGAAATTACTGATGCTGTTGAAAAGAATACAGGAGCACCTCGCAAAGCCATTAAGGTGATTGTCAATGAAATGCCAAATAATCGCTATATGGATGGTGGAACTTTAAAATCTGAAGCATAA
- a CDS encoding Crp/Fnr family transcriptional regulator yields the protein MDHLDLDHIWNLYNDDQEFNYKMIKDFADQNGKRMKYEHGSQLVTAGDEPQFVYFIVSGTVGGKKLFLDGSEYSYFEVDNQRGNIGLLELLAMKKHYVVTIRCITDVEVVRIPSALIYLKIMEDIQLLRSCIRLVANDLYSSSNREGRLFHLKGVDRLRLHLLRYYEQSKTRQDSIIIYNKTQSDLAAQIGLSIRTVSRALKLMTEQEEIQLCGRKIKISSQNYLNIVNSINNFVEFDADKKED from the coding sequence ATGGATCATTTGGATTTAGATCATATTTGGAATCTTTATAATGACGATCAAGAATTTAATTATAAAATGATTAAAGATTTTGCTGACCAAAATGGAAAACGGATGAAATATGAACATGGTTCACAATTAGTAACAGCTGGAGATGAACCACAATTTGTTTATTTCATTGTTAGTGGAACGGTGGGTGGTAAGAAATTGTTTCTTGATGGAAGTGAGTATAGTTATTTTGAGGTAGATAATCAGAGAGGAAATATTGGTTTATTAGAGTTATTAGCCATGAAAAAGCACTATGTTGTCACAATTAGATGTATTACTGATGTAGAAGTTGTAAGAATTCCATCAGCATTGATCTATTTAAAAATTATGGAAGATATACAGCTTTTACGAAGCTGTATAAGGTTAGTAGCTAATGATCTATATAGTTCTTCAAATCGTGAAGGTCGTTTATTTCATTTAAAAGGTGTAGACCGCTTACGCTTACATTTATTAAGATACTATGAACAGTCAAAGACACGTCAAGATTCAATTATAATCTATAATAAAACTCAGAGTGATTTAGCTGCTCAAATTGGTCTGAGTATTCGGACAGTTTCACGAGCATTGAAATTAATGACTGAGCAGGAAGAGATTCAATTATGTGGTCGTAAAATTAAAATAAGTTCACAAAACTATTTAAATATTGTGAACAGTATCAATAATTTTGTTGAGTTTGATGCAGATAAAAAAGAGGATTAA